The sequence below is a genomic window from Pithys albifrons albifrons isolate INPA30051 chromosome 21, PitAlb_v1, whole genome shotgun sequence.
aggATGGCAATGGAGTAGTTCGGGGCTACTACCTGTCTGTGTTCTTGGAGCTCTCTGCTGGATTGCCAGAGACATCCAAGTGAGTGAACCTGCAGTAAGAACAGACATTGGGTTTGTAGTGTTTGCAGAGAATGGCCTCAGGTTCTGTGGTGTTGCCAAGGACTAATGCAGAGCCCTCTTGAAAAGAATGGTGAGGCTTCTGTTGTTCACTGAGCTTTGAATTGTACCCAGAGATAATGAAGTTGTTACTCGGTGCCTTTTCTTGAGATAAAAAGCAAGTTGACAAAACAACTGATAAGAGTGTTGGTGTCACAGTGCTCAGCCCTAgagttccctctgctccctcctggtgCTTCCTGCCCCCCTGCACTGCTTTTGTAAGTGCTTATACATTAAGACAGAACCAGTAgtttaaaacttggttgtaacaatgccaaggtcatgggttcaatcccctgtgtgggccattgacttgagctggactcgatgatccttgtgggtcccttccagctcagaatagtctgtgattctgtgattcagctgggcagggcagcccctggggacgtgcagctctgtccaacctgccccGTTCTGCAATCCCCACATCTTCATTCTGGTGCTGACCCCTGTGGTCCTGCTGTGCAGGTACGAGTACCGTGTGGAGATGGTTCACCAGTCCACCAACGACCCCACCAAGAACATCATCCGGGAGTTTGCCTCGGACTTTGAAGTTGGAGAATGTTGGGGCTACAACAGGTTCTTCCGCCTGGACCTGCTGGCCAGCGAGGGCTACCTGAACCGGCAGAACGACACCGTGATCCTCAGGTGAGGGGGGTCCTCGTGCTGGGGctcagtggcacagctgccactgAAGTGGGACATGGTAGGAAGAGGAGTTTAAAATAACTCTGGTGGGTTTTGTCCTAAATGGATTTCACTGTCAGCAGCTTCAGAGGAGAAAAGGTGCCCAAAGGAGTTGTGGGAATTTGAAGTGTATCTCTTGCCATGAGGAGGAGCTACTGCTGATATTGATAAGCCTGGGTTAGAGATCTGTAGCTAAAGGAATTTAAAAGGGTGCTTTGTCCCCTTCTTTAAACAGTTGTAGGGAGCACAGGAAAACTTTGGGAATAAAGAGAATCTGTAAGTTAAGAGAACTAATGCAGTTGTTAGGAATTGCAGTATTAGAACAAAATATAGAAGCTTTATCCATCTGCTTCAAATATTGTCTGTAGTGATTGAATTTTATTAGTGTGGGTTTGTGAGGAAACCACCTCTGGTCCACCTGCCTGTGCTACAAaaccctccctgctgccagtcAGGGTGTTCAGGACACTGAGTACAGAAGCACCTCTGCCTGCTAAGTTTATTTCATCAGTAGATTTTAGGTTTTAAGATGTTCTTCTGCAAGGCTTTTTGGATGGAGAGGGCAATACAAAAACCCTCATCAAGACCTTTTTCAATGTTCCTGTGAAGGTTCCAAGTGCGCTCCCCAACCTTCTTCCAGAAGTGCCGAGATCAGCACTGGTACATTGCTCAGCTGGAAGCAGCTCAGACCAGCTACATCCAACAGATAAATAACCTTAAGGAAGTAAGTGGGATGTGTGTTAATGTCAAACCACCTTTTACTGACTAGTAATTAACCATCTAGTTTAGGTTAAAATGTTCACGTTTGTCAATTGTGAGTTGCTGTTGGGAGTTTGAGATTGGTGTCGTTAAAATAGTGTAGCTGCAAGTCACAAAACTTATTGATTGAATGAAGATGCTCCATTGTTGTCTTCTCTGTTTATTTGTGGTATTTCAGAGGCTTGCCATTGAACTGTCCCGGACTCAGAAATCTCGAGGTGTTTCACCTCCAGACACTCACCTCAGCCCCCAGAATGACGATGGTTCAGAAACAAGATcaaagaaacctggacagaGCATTGAAGCTCTGCTGGAGAacttctctgctccaggattAGCACGGGAgagcaaggaggaggaggaggagaagaccCAGCATGAAGACTTGAATGTAGGAATTCTCTGTTTCCTACAGAGACTTGTCTGTGTGTGGCTTTCTGTGATAGGATTGCAGTAGAAATTGTGGGGAACTCCTGAATTGCAGATTGGATTTATTACCCTTGGTGTGGAAACAGGAGATGACACACTCAGAGCTGTCAGTGAGAGGTGACTCCAGAGAGTTGTTCCAGAACAGAGCTAATAGGTCCCTCCACAAAAAAGTTTACAAGtttcacctgaaaaatccaatTTCTCTATTGCAGCCTTTATTGTGCTCTGAGACCCTCCTGTGTGACAATACAACCCTGGGGAGAGAGACAGTTTGTGTTCACAGCTTTGGGGGACACATCAAAGTGCAACCAACatgtttcttcattaaaatCTCACTCTTTTTCCTTTAGCACGAGCTCTCAGATGGTGACCTGGATATAGATCttgctggagaagaggaggtgaACCACCTTGATGGCAGCAGCTCTTCAGCAAGTTCAACAGCAACTAGTAACACTGAAGAGAATGATATTGATGAAGAAACTATGTAAGTAACTTGAAGTGCCTTTCAGATCATCACCTTGTCTCCCAGGACAAGCATCCTAAttgcagtgggagctgctccatTTGCTGTGTCACAGCTGTGGGGCGTGTGGGATTCCAGTGCAATGGGAGAGGTGGTTCCTATACTGGAAATAACATGAACTCACAGTTAATGCTAAACATTGAATTTCTGGTCAGCTAGTTACTGTCTTTCTGATCTCTTTATTTATTGTAGTGTTGCATTTGACTTTGACAAGTGATAGTCTGTGAAGGTTCTTTGTCAAAACACAACTGAGAAATATTTCAGCACTGTAAGGAGAAAGAGGTTTGGGAAGTGTAGCAGTAGGAGAATGACAGTAAGGACAGGTGCTTAAATTAGGGAATTCAAAACCCAGTGTCAGATCCTGgaatcttcatttaaaaatgtgttacaACACATGGAAATGCAGCAGTTCTCAGGGTCAGATTTTGCAGCCTGGGTACGTGTGGCACTTTTGGCCTCTTGGCTGAGTCAGTCACTTCATTACCACACTTTGATTGTTCAGTTTAACTTGGAGTGCAGAAAATATGGCTCAGAGCACTttgtgttggtttgggggtttgtacCATAATGTTTAATGAGAGCTGAGCAAAGCTGATAGTTGTATTCTCCTTTTTCCACCCCAATCACCCTCCAAGGTCTGGAGAGAATGACGTGGAGTACACCAGTAACATGGAGCTGGAAGAGGGAGATCTCGTGGAGGACAcagcggctgctgctgctcccggAGCATCAGGTATGGAAAGCAGCTTCAGAATTCCCAGCCCTTTGAAGCACTGCTGGATTCCTTCCCCTGTTCTTCTTGGAAGCAACGCCAAGCTGTGTGTTCTGCGGGCATTTCTATTTTTGGAAGTGCTGCATCATGTGCTTTGTGCTGATTATTGCAGTGTAGCAGAAACACTTCATCAGGTCAATAAGGAAAagggatgtgctggtttaaaaatGATGTGTAAGTTTAGAGGGCAGCTTTGTCCCTCTCTGAAGCCCCTTGTGTTCCCATCAAAAGTAGACTGACAAGTGATTTTTACTGATGTCTGACCTCTGAGTGTGTGACACATTCACTTGGGTTTTAGTGAACTGCAGAACCTACAGAGTGTGGAGGGAATGAAGTAAAGAACCCTCAAAAGTCAGGCagaattgcattttaaatgcaaTATGAAAGGGTGTTCCAGGATTTCTTGCAGCCTAAAGATTATTACAGCCACAGGTTAATAAGATTCTGGAGGAAATACATCTATATGGATTGcaagtatatttatttatggCAAAGCTCCCAGAAGTGCCATTCTCTGGAATTGGTATTTGTACTGCTGTGCAAATCTGATGGTGCTTGAGAGGCAGAATTCCTGAACTGTTTCAAAACTCCTTGAAAATTTCTGTGAGCTTGGAAGTTGAGGGACTTGTCTGTCTCCTTCTGCAGGGAGAGCCTTTAGAGTAGGAGCACAGTGGCTGTAGAAATGTAGAAGTTTAGGAGATTTTAGAATGCAATTTTTAACAGCATTTGTGAAAGCTGATACAGTCTCTTCACCTGAGCTTCTTGCCTTTACCTGCTTGAACTGCTTTCCAGTCTGAATCTTAGTTCCAACCTGGCTGTGTTAGGAGTGGCTCCATACTGTAAAATTGAGTCTCTCAGGTCAAACTGCTTTCTCTGAAGGCTTTGCATCCTTTGGGAACATTGGCCATGATGTGATGGGAATGTCATAACTCAGGGCAGAACTTCCCTGAAGATTCACCCTCCTCAGTTTAactggggacacacacacaccacacctGAAAGCCAATGTGCATGTCTTCAAAATAAATGCTCTTTGTGTTGATTAGTTAACAAGTCTATTTATTAAGAGATTTACATAAAAGGTATGAAGTGAGGCActtcccccctccctgtgcttttTATCTCAAACTTTAATTAGAAGCATATCTGATTGCTTTCAGGATTCATAAACCCATGAAATACCGATGTCTTGTTACATTTCATGGAATGTTTTCATTCTTAATCTGCTTGGATAACTCTgtcctttcatttttctcaggGAATGATgcacccctgtgccccacacacTCCCATTCCTCCTGTCTCTCCTCCTCAGGTACCAGCCACAGCTACAGCAGTGCCAGCGGGAGACCCTCCCGGCGGGGAGCGAGCGCCCTGGGCtccacagccagcagcacttTGCTGGATATAGATCCCTTGATTTTAATCCACCTGTTGGATCTGAAAGACAGGAATGGCATGGAAAACCTTTGGGGCCTTCAGCCACGtcctcctgcctctctgctgcagaacagaGGTAAAcacatagaatcagagaatcatagaatcagttgggttggaaaagacctctgagatcatcaagtccaacccttggtccaactccagtccctttaccagatcatggcactcagtgccacagccaatctcagtttaaaaacctccagggatggggaatccaccccctctctgggcagcccattccaatccctgagcactctctctgcaaagaagttttttctcatctccaacttcaatttcccctggcagagcttgagcccatcgtgcccccttgtcctattgctgagtgcctgggagaagagaccaacccccacctggccagaacttcccttcagggagttccagacagtgctgaggtcacctttgagcctcctctccaggctgaacacccccagctccctcagcctctccccacagcacttgtgctccagtcccttctccagcctcgttgctcttctctggccccgctccagcccctcaatctctttcctcaactgaggggcccagaactgaacacaacactcaaggtgtggcctccccaaggcagagtccaggggaagggtcactgccctgggcctgctggccatgctagttttgatccaggacatCACGTATTTGATGAGCTAATTCCAGCCAGGAAGTGCCTCAGGGTGCAGGCACTGAAAAAAGGACTGAAAGGGCCTTTTTTGGAGGGGTTAGCACTGaaagccagcacagctctgctgaggcaGCAGTTCCACCTCTCCCTTGCACACACTGGGGACTCAGAGTGGCTGGGAGTACTTGGAGCACAAAGTAAACTAACAAAATAAATCCTGGAATGTATTTTTGCATGGAAAAGGCAGTTAGAACTAGAAAAATGTGTGTAGTTgtaaggctggaaaagcacaTGCAAGTGCTTGTGGAGGTCATCAAAATGCCAGAAGCCAAAAATAGTGATGGCATTTGAATAATTGAAGACTTTGAAGGGTGTTTGTGGTTCAGTTAGGACCCTTCAACCCAGAACAGCAATTAACTCCCTGTGCAGCACaagcaggagggctgggagtcctgcacctggggctgctcctgcagcttcGTCCTTCCCCTGGTTTTGTTAGTGATGAGTTGAAACCTCAAACCTCAGGAACACATTTATCATGTTTTACTCTTGGAGCTGCTGGCCCACCATCCCAGCACTCACTTCAGGTCGTTCTGAAACAACCATCTGGTGATTTACcagaacagaagagaaataacAGTCCCTTTGCTACAAACACTGCTTGTTTTTGCTGCCACGGTACCATTTGTGTCACTGCATCTAAAAGCTGGCTCAAACcctttgttcctttttgttcctttgtCACTGGCTTTTTAAATGTAGTTACATAAACAGTCATGAATTTTCAGTGGATGTAATCCATATTTCCAAAAAGGGAAGTCACTTCCATAAGTACAAAAAGGGGGGAGCAGCACCTGAACTGTCTCAGCTCTGGTTTGCCTGGAAAGAGCCCTGGAAGAGGGATTTGTGCTGTGTGCAGGAggaagctctgctgctgtgctgaaagGCCTCCTGCTCATCTTCAGCTGCTGGTTACACAGCCCAAATCCCCCTTTTGCTGAGGTTCCCTTGGGGTTTGGCTGTTCCCAGAGCTTATTCAGGTTGGTCAGCTAAAAGAAGGCTGCTGTTGTACTTGGAGTTTGCCCGATTTCACCTCCTGGTGAAGGTTTCCAAGAGCCACTTGAGTGTCCAGTTTGGAACAGTGAATTTGCAGCAAAATACTCAcagaatttaaaacatttcacatAAACATCCAGATccagctgagcagcacagaggctTACCCAGGTATTAGCTGCTCAACCTCCTCTTCTGCTGTGAGGTACTTGAGGGAATTCCTTCCctgttttctgatttctttttgttctctgtgcTAACGTGATAGGTTGGTGGTGGGAGAGTTTTATACAGGCAGTCAGCTGTTTTTCTAAAAGCAGGTAACAAATTTGGCACGAACTGGTGACCTGGTTTGTGAACTCAGGCTTGTCTGGCAATGTGGAGTAGTAGCTCAGGTGTCACCAGAATTCCTACAGCATTACTGGGAGCCTGGGTCCTTCCAGAGAGCAGGTTCTGGGGCCCTGCCAGGGAACAAAAACCTGCTGTCCTGGTGTCTTTGCAGTGCTTGCAGCCTCAATATGGTACCTTACCAGGACACAAGAATATCTCTGTGTGCCTCCATTTCACAGCAGGGCAAAAGGCAGAATTCTTCCAGCAGTTAAAACCAGATGTGTGTGTTGGTTGGAGAAGGTTTTTGCTGACCTGCTgtgctctctccctgccctgtgcagccTCCTCCTACTCCCTGAAGGAGCGGGAGCAGCGCCGGCACCAGGCCATGTGGCGGGTGCCGCCCGACCTCAAGATGCTCAAGAGGCTCAAGACTCAGATGGCTGAGGTTCGAAGCAAAATGTCAGACGTGAAGAACCAGCTGTCTGAAGTGAGGAGCAGCAATGCaggccctggggaggggcagccCAGCTTCTTCTCCATCGAGCAGGGTGCCCTGGCCGCCTGTGGCACCGACAGCTGCAGCAAACTGCAGGAGATCGGCATGGAGCTGCTCACCAAGTCCTCTGTCACCAGCTGCTACATCAGGAATTGTAAGTGCATGGGAAAGGGGGATTGAAGTGTCACCCTCACAGGTGTTTATACATCCCAGCATCTGGAAATAGGCCTTTTGTGGCTTCTCATACTCAGCTGTAAGCACCAGAAAtggagccctgccctgcctttgaGGAAGGAAGTGTTACTGAAAATGATTTCAGCCCTTCCCTGTAAAAGCACCACAGCTTTACTCCACAACCAGTGACACACCTGATGCAGTGGGAGTGTTCTGAGGCTGAGCCCAGTGTTGaactgggcagagctggaggtcaGTCCCTGGTGACTGCTCTGTCTGGCCCAGCGGTGAACTTGAGGCTATTGCATGGTGCTTGCCAGGGCACAAATTAAACAGACTTTTGCTCTACTTAGTAATTTGAAATCTTTCTAAAATCCAAGTGAGCCAGGATTTAGGTCTGAGTCTCCATCCTTTATGCTCTTGTGCTGGCTGAAGGAGTGTGGGTGTCTGAGTGTAAAGCAAGTGAATGTGACTTGGGCAGTCCTGGCCATACCCAGAGCCCACCAAGcttcccaccagctcagggccTGGACAGAAAGGGTGTGAAATTTGCTTTGGGGCTTTGGGCAGGATTGGGAGTTAATGAGCAGTAAGAATAATATGGAGCTTCACTTAAGCACGAGGACAGGCTACTGCAGTGGTTTGCCTGAACACTTGTCACAGCTTAAAACTGTTCTTGCAGCTGCCAGTAAGAAAAGCAGCTCCGTGAAGCCCCTTCGCTCCGGAGCCGCAGGGAGTCTGTCCCTGCGCAGGGCCATGGACTGTGGGGATGGCAATCTGCGTGGGAAAGGAGACACTCACACCCCTGAAGGTAAACAGGGCACTGCTTGGCACCTGTGGTACAAAAGCTTTGCCATGAGTCTTGTATTTGGCAGCTGGAGTTTGCCTGAAGCTCTCCTGGGTCCTTTCTCACATGTAGAGAGCGTGGCTGTACCTTGAGCGGGTGTGGGAagcagagccctgcagtgtGAGGTGGTGCTTTGGGTCTCATGGAAGATGTTTCAGGAGTGAACTTGATAGTGAAAATCCTGGATCAAAAAGAACTGACCCAGGTTCAAATTGGGATTTGATTAAAGGGCACCCCAGATCCACGTGGTGTCGCATTGTACGATGGTGCCACTTCTGAGTTTTGCAAAGCCAGGGTTTCACTTCCCAGAGtggaaacaaaaggaaacaccTGACACAGGAACTGGGGTTTTGCTCCTCTCAGGCCCTCAGAGGGGAATGGAGGGTCTGAGCTGTGCTGTCTTGCTCAGGTGGGCTGGGGAGCTCCAAGCTGGGCAGTCGGCACCGGGCCCTGGCCGGCGTGGCCGAGGCGCTGCCGAAGCCGGAGGACAGACCTGGGGAGGGCTCAGACTCCGACGTGGGAGTTCCTGCCTTGACTGGCTTGGCTGCTGCAGAGAAGACCAGAAAAGTTGGTGCTCTGAGGTAAAGGTTTTattcttccttcctcttgtTATTTCCTCCCCTACCTTGCCTTGatatacaaaaaaacccccaatctACTAAAACCAGGTGCTTTTAGCATGAAGGAGAAATTTCTTTGAAGTTTACTTGCTTGCTGCTGTTCCCTCTGGACATCAATTTTTGGGTTTAAAACTAGGTTGcaagttgtctttttttttcttttttttagtttttctcttattttgatCAGCTGTGCCTGGAGTCTGACATGGGATTTCAAAGACATCCCATTCTGTTTGCCCACTGTTCCATACAAAATATCCTCTAATGGAAATTAATTGCTTTTGATTTCCTTGTTTAGGGTGATATTCTTCACTGTGACTATTTTTCAGCTATTTCATGATAATTCCCTTTTGGGCAACTAAGCAAAGGGCAAAGGAGTGCTGAGGTTATTTCTAATGAGCTAAATCACCTTCCTTGGAAAACACTCCAATTTTCCAGGTCTATTTCTTtaagttttaattatttctaaacCAATCAAAGCTGGAAGTTTATGTGGGTATACAGGAGACTTAAGCAATGAGTAAAACTAGATGTGGCACTGAAAGGATTTGTTTCTCTGGCTGAATTGCTAATGTGGGTTTTTGTCTTTCTCCTGAATTCTCTCCAGCTCCAACTCCAAAGGCTGCCGGACGGAAGGAGCGCAggcaggggggcaggagggcagctctgagcccggggagctgcagggcctgggctctgagggcagctctgcagggccagaggAAGGTAACTGGGCTGTGGTGGGGGGCAGGTGCAGCGTGGCAGCTCTGCGGGCTCTGCTGAGCCGcctctgcaggggcaggagcttgaaggggagagagaaaaacaccCCAAAGCCAGCAAACCCCAGAACCTGCCTGCATGGCTGTTGAACTTTGTAATGATTGGCAGCTGTAGAATAAACCTGGAAAGGAGGGGAGGTCTGTGTCCTTCTGTCTGTGCAGGAAGAGGGATGTGCAGGATGTCCTGTCTCCCTCTCTGCACAACCAGCTGCTTCTTGTACCTCTTGTTGTGTCTCCAGTCTTTGCTTTGGTGTTCAGTGGAGTGGCCttgaaaagaaattcttctttaATTAAAGCAGTGGCCAGTGACCTTGGCTGTTAAGTCTCCTGCCTTCAGGGACAAACCCCCTGGTAACTTCCTCCAGGTCCTCACTCCAACCTCTCCAGCACTTCACTCGTGCCAGGTGTTGTGGTACATAAGCCAATTTCCTTAGAGACTTGAAGGAaacttttccccctcccttcctgCATCCTTTccatgctggaaaaaaataatactgcctttttttttccttttccctttttgcaAGTCCATGTAGAGGA
It includes:
- the TRIM37 gene encoding E3 ubiquitin-protein ligase TRIM37, whose product is MDEQSVESIAEVFRCFICMEKLRDARLCPHCSKLCCFSCIRRWLTEQRAQCPHCRAPLQLRELVNCRWAEEVTQQLDTLQLCSLTKHEENEKDKCENHHEKLSVFCWTCKKCICHQCALWGGMHGGHTFKPLAEIYEQHVTKVNEEVAKLRRRLMELISLVQEVERNVEAVRSAKDERVREIRNAVEMMIARLDTQLKNKLITLMGQKTSLTQETELLETLLQEVEHQLRSCSKSELISKSSEILMMFQQVHRKPMASFVTTPVPPDFTSELVPAYDSTTFVLENFSTLRQRADPVYSPPLQVSGLCWRLKVYPDGNGVVRGYYLSVFLELSAGLPETSKYEYRVEMVHQSTNDPTKNIIREFASDFEVGECWGYNRFFRLDLLASEGYLNRQNDTVILRFQVRSPTFFQKCRDQHWYIAQLEAAQTSYIQQINNLKERLAIELSRTQKSRGVSPPDTHLSPQNDDGSETRSKKPGQSIEALLENFSAPGLARESKEEEEEKTQHEDLNHELSDGDLDIDLAGEEEVNHLDGSSSSASSTATSNTEENDIDEETMSGENDVEYTSNMELEEGDLVEDTAAAAAPGASGTSHSYSSASGRPSRRGASALGSTASSTLLDIDPLILIHLLDLKDRNGMENLWGLQPRPPASLLQNRASSYSLKEREQRRHQAMWRVPPDLKMLKRLKTQMAEVRSKMSDVKNQLSEVRSSNAGPGEGQPSFFSIEQGALAACGTDSCSKLQEIGMELLTKSSVTSCYIRNSASKKSSSVKPLRSGAAGSLSLRRAMDCGDGNLRGKGDTHTPEGGLGSSKLGSRHRALAGVAEALPKPEDRPGEGSDSDVGVPALTGLAAAEKTRKVGALSSNSKGCRTEGAQAGGQEGSSEPGELQGLGSEGSSAGPEEAGVCQKHVLHLLPGMSSDSDIECDTENEEQDEATSPSEVFNQAFSVQPPSEEQPSVLPEGEQVSSDDLGFVPGDDSAR